CACGGTATTGTACGTAAAAAAGATTGTGATATCATTCGAGTCCAAGGTATTTTTGTGAGTCCTCAAAAtggtattatttattttatctagcCCATTTAGaatataatacatatataagAAATTCCTTGATTCGGGTCAAGCCTAAATACTCTCTTTCGAATCCAAGAAAAGGttctcaaaaatcttttttcctttcagaAGATACTGTTCAAACCCATTAAGTAATGGATATTCAACCAAACTCGAAAATTCTGAGTATTACCCTATTCCTCATGGGTAAAAGATAATTGGATTGGATTTTGCGTGAATCCGACTCatgcttaaaaataaaaacaaagaaacaaaaaaagtttcaaGCCTTTAGCTAGTACAATTAGCAGGAAAACTTCATTAATATATTAGAGCACTAGTATTAGTAGTGCTAAAAagttatattgctatttttagcactatCAATCACAAAAGTGAGGCTGCAATGGTGGAGttattgctaaaaaatttagcttctCAGCTTCAGTACACAgccaatatattatattttattgctCCCtccaattaaataatatttcttcctttcttttttcctttttttttttttttcttgtttcccTTTTCTGTTcgttgctctctctcttttatagcctgtttggatgtttaaaaaaggagggggagtagagtagagggaaggggagtaattcaattatcttgtttgggagttttttaaggaaggagggggaggggtttggagggatTTGAAAGGGTTTCAACTActtccaaccccctcatttttaattcccccaaattggagagatttggaaggagagtaaagcacataaaattattgataaagtaaattacctaatttacccttattatatttataaaattacaatgttaaaaacaaggggaatggctaattactcccttcccccttactaattataaaaacatccaaacaaggtagagggtaatcattctcctctactctcctccccactactcccctcccctctactcccctctactctcctccttctctaaactcccaaacaggccattagttCAGACTCACCCTCTCCCATTTCCatattttgttctctcttcctCACTCTTGCCGACCCAAGTGCGTACCCATGCCCAGCGCCGACCCAAGCACCTACCCCTGCCCAGCGCCAACCTAAGCCCCTGCCCAGCGTCAACGTGGGTTACTAGGTAACTTAGAGTGGATTTCTCGGTGTGACAGCGTGGGTTTCTCGATGAGGCGGCATGGGTTTCTTAGCGTGGGATTCTCTGCATGGCTGTGTTGGTGGTGGGCTTCGTGGGTCAGTGTGGCCACGGTGGTGGTGGATGTGGGTGGCAGTGGGTATGGGTTTGtgggtgttggtggtggtgggttgttgattGGGTTGTGGATTGTTTCGATTGTACCATTGTTCCAATTCGTGGGTTGGTTTTAtctgttggttttttttttccctgttggTTGCTGGttttttggttgagtttgaGGTTGCCgtgatggtggttgtggtttggtggtggtaATTAATTCGGGGTAGTGGGTTTGGTGGCGGTTTGGCTGGGTTTCGCAGGTTTTTCTGAGTTTCGTGGTGGCTGGGTTTCGTGGGTCAGGGGTGGTGTGACTGTGTTGGTGGTGATTTGTGCTGTAGTTTTTGGCTAATTTGGGTTTTTGACAGTGGTTGTGGGTGGTTGTTTCTGGTTGGCAGTCGTTGTGGATTATGTCATGATTggtttgtgtaattttttttttaataattgttatttattgtaatagatatattattttattgtgatgtttatattattttgttgtgttaCTAGTTAAAATAAATCCACTTAtggtaaatattttataaaatgaataaataaaatagataaaataactttttgtgatgaaaaataactaaaaataaaaaaatattggtttaaCATTTGAACGTTGGTTTTGTTGGTTAGGTAGAGCTATTTTCAATAAACTAATTCCAGTTGGATCCTAATTTCCAAACGTCAAGATTTCCTTGgtcaaatccaaattttatctttttttattttattttattttaattcttcatcttcttcttattacGTATCTATTGCTTTTTGGAAGCAACCCAAATTCTATTTCTTCCTCTCtaaatatttctttattgtGTAAGACTACTTTCTCTAATAAGGAATCTTTCCtatctaagattttttttgaataaatagaAGTgctcaaaaataatattatttcttgACTGCATGTCATAAGTGTTtataattgacaaaattaatggCCAAACAAACATCAACGTAGCATCATTCGTCTTAATTATTTGAACatagaaaggaaaataataataatgttcaTATTGAATTACTTTCTTAgcgaaaaaacaaaaagagagagggagaaaaagaTAGATCTATCACGGAAGGTTTTCTATTGCTGGGCTAGGATGTGTTGAATTTCATCTATAATcacatttttaacttttttttttttataaaataaaaatccaaattacCCAATAAAATAGGGTTCGAGTCGAGTATGAGTATTAGTAGGTAAAGTTTCAAGCAGGAGATGGCTACTATACTTAAAGGGTATTGAAATCCAAGTATCAATAGATAAAAGTTTCGGGTTGAGTTCGGCATACCTGATCCATGACTAtccttaaatattattttttctatcaAAATGGTGAGTGTGAGCTCTGTCTATGAAAACTTcatctataaaaaattaagggaaaaaaggGTTCgaattctttttataattttatgcaCGACTATAAAAGCAACAATTTGAACTTTCAAGGCAACTTCGATTCTCCCAATTTGTACAAACGACATTAAAACGCTGTTTGGTGATGGTTGAGGTTTACTAAGCCAATATGAACTTTCAAACATTCTCACAAGTGAATCGATTCACTTGTGAGAAGGTTTGAAAGTTCATATTGATCGCAAATAACATATTATTACTCATGATTAATAGATGAACAATGAAACTGTgaattaacacttcaaatcaagggagtcaatctcgtaccgGAGACTGTACCGATTTGACCagtggaacgatatatttcggtactggtcaataccggtgtaccgtttcgggtttactgttattttttatatttttaaatatatatatatgtatgtatgtatgtatgtatgcatctgtgtgtgtgtattataataaatataaaagtttaccattAAACATTATCTCAAttcagaataaattattcataatttttagactttagcatcaattaaaaggaaaaaaaaaaccacaatataaaaaatagaaagcttaattgttcattgtaTACTAAGAacacaaataatactaataagttataacacataagttaccattatgtccttacaaaaattcaaaaattacaaaactataaaaaaaaaaatttatgtaccAGCCGGTAcgtgttggggtttatgccctaaaatccaatttattggcatgtcataaataattaaattgtttaattatttgataCTATCTATAAGGGAACTAATAGGACATTATCTTAGtgcatgagatgcatagtatgtgatttatgtaaaaagtcacagaagatataaattacaagttttttgtaaactcagaattttaattcgtagtcggtgatgaaattgggtatttcatctgcgaagattataacatatcaactaagatgatttgtctcgatcatggaagtagagacttctagttgatatgttgatatgttttaagagttaagacatattgaactggaccgctatgagatttattattctcctaacgactgtcaaatgaataataaacttataacttttatttacatgaactcttaatcttgagagaataatggacttgatcatgaggtgtaggttgctttgatatatcaagagtgagatctaaaagtcacgatcaaaaccttagtgttaggcagccacatttggtgttgatggaacatatattcttaagatagaattcataatttcttaacgaagatacaaaatattctcttgagataagtttaatgggtttggttattcaaagagttgagcccaaccactttagtaatgagttactaaagtatatatttatgaaattggatttgataaatatatgatgaataacttaaaggattaaaccgggtactcaagaattaagatgtagtaatcttcaaagtggcagtctaaatttataactttgtattactacgaatattttatgaaggggttgcatgtacaataatatcttaggatataatttatagataaggcctagaatgtaactatatttatatagttgtattaaatatagttaatagtaactttggacttgtcaagagttgacagaaaagtccaaggctcattggagctagtgtcttattggtcccttttgattCTACTCCAAGCAAcatactagagcccaattggaataacccaaaaggctagctcaattagataatcagttatacagaaggagagaaacatacagaattgtATAAGGTGGTTTTTCATTAAGATCATATTAGGAATGAAAtagtttgtatgtgagtgttggacactctcttattttctccttgaaaactgattgagagaccacacttcttaggcattaagtggaattggagtgaagattaatcctgagagaataatggacttgatcatgaggtgtaggttgttttgatatatcaagagtgagatctaaaagtcacgatcaaaacctcagtgtTAGACAgtcacatttagtattgatggaacatatattctcaagatggaatttatagtctcttaacgaagatataaaatattctcttaagataagtttaatgagtttagttattcagagagttgggctcaaccactttagtaaggagttactaaagtatatatttatggaattagattttataaatatatgatgaataacttaaagaattaaactgggtactcaaggattaagatgtagtaattttcaaagtggcagtctacattcatgactttgtattactatgaatattttatgaagggattgtatgtacaataaagtcttaggatataatttatagataaaccctagagtgcaactatatttatatagttgtattaaatatagttaatagtaactttggacttgtccaAAGTTGATAAGAAAGCCCAAGGCTcgttggagctagtgtcttattggtcatTTTTCGTCCCACTCCAAGTTACATACTAGAGCctaattggaatggcccaaaggctaacccaattagataatcagttatatagaatgagagaaacatacaaaattttataaggtGGTTTTTCATTAAGATCATATTAGGAATGAAAtagtttgtatgtgagtgttggacactctctaaTTCTCTCATTGGAAACTAATTAAGAGATTACACTTCTTGGGAAttaagtggaattagagtgaagattaaaagcgtttccaagtacttctaatctttggttttgaatttcactacaccaaggtacgctttcttgttcttaaattctgaaacttacatagtacatattatcaattgcgaatgaagtagatttgttaattttccactgcgcatgttttgtatgagatacaaacacgtATTTCCATGTATTTATCCAACAATACACTCGGTATCGGCCGATATTACCCTAAATTGACCAGTATGGCTGGTACACGGTATTTGAAATATTGACGTTTTGATATCAGTATACGTACCGATACGGTATATACTGGCCAGTACTAGTACGGTATCGACTACATTGCTTCAAATACCAAGTTTAAGTTacaataaaacatataaaaaaaactctaaatatTGAAACATACTTCCTCTGATTGAATCAAAACcaaagttttaaagaaaattctaattcaattaaACCCCATACATACATGCACATGAACgtaaacaatttcaaaaaaattttactttagcttttattcaaaaacaaacaaaaacaacaatctCCAAAATCCTTTGCctaattgtctttttttttttttcctttttttttttttagattgtacATTCTTtagttcttttccttttatctttcctcaaaaaaaattttaaatgaccaAATAGTCTCCCATATATGTTAACATTAAATCTGATAAGAAAACTTACATATacctttttgaaaaaataaacccaagttttgaaagcttaaaaatatttaacttGGTCTATTTTTTTGCTACATATATTGCTTGTTACGTTATCATGATGTACTACAGAAAGATCGTTTGATCTTCTATAGTCAACATGGCATGAAACATCCTACCTTTGGTCTCAGTATTTTTGTTAATGATGGTAGGATCATTCTGGAGCAATGATATGCTGCATTTGAAGAGactaagaaaagagagagagcagtTCTTAAATAGGAGGGAGTAGAGACAGTGTGAGAGTGTTGTTGTATTTGGTTAGAAGTCTAACTTGCGTTAGagttttttcttcattaatttttttttaaaaagctgatgtggaaaattgtgaaacCTTTGAAGTGAGGTGTCAAAATTTGATGAAGTTAACAAGTTTCggttatgtatatatatatatttgatgaatTATTTACAGTACGCATCAGGCAAGCCCGCTTACTAAACCCAACAAATGCCTAACCCATCAAAATGAACTCATCAGCCAGACCTAACCCGAATGCATGCCACAGTGGTAACACAGTCTACCCTAGCTTGTCCAGACTCGGAAAAGCACAGTGACTGTAACAAACATGGAAGAAATGGCAACACCCAaagatttacccaaaaaaaagtcaCAACCCAAAGTGAGACAACTTGTAGTTCCCACCTTCAAGGAAAGAAACACAAGGCTAATTATGAGGAGCTAAAACCTAATTTAGCAGAGCCAAAAAACAAGGGTTTCCCTACTTCAACACCAAAAGAAACATGAACGTCTAGAGACATAAAAGAAATGTGCATCCATCAATATAGATTGAAAGAgaaacttaattaattttaaacaaaGGTATGTGCATGGCctgcaaaattttttaaagaaagttgtTCACAGAGGACACTCATTCTCTGTTGTTTTTGTGTAACATATGCAACGTAAAGTGCAGTAGTAAAGTTGACTTGGCCCGGATTCAGGAATCGGCAAGTCTTGTAGGATGTCGGCTTGCCTAAATTTCTATGGCAATTTAGATCAATAACTCACAAAACTTAGTAGTTAATTTGGTGACTTATTGTGTATCTAAATCTTTGAAATTTTGTGCGAACCATAAATTAATTGTTGATGAGAGTAAGTTTTCAGAAAAATTCACTCTTGGTTACTTAAGAGATTTCCCAAATCAGCTAGCTTTTCAGTCCGTGAAAATGTAGTGAGtggtttgaaaatttgaatattgaatttaaaaacGGCATGATATTTGTTCTGGATTTCCATAATTAATAATCGACAACTACTTTCAGAATCATGATAGTTTTGTCATTTATAGACTTTTAGTTATCAAGATGTGGTCATAggttattttctctcttttcctccaCTTTCTTTGTCATGAGTGTAGGCTTCTTTTATGAAGAATTGTAGAATTATGTAACATAATTTTCAATGTGCTTCATCATCATCCAGAGATATAGaatccgtttggatagaacttattgctgaaaactgaaaactaaaaactgaaaactaaaaacactgtagcaaaataattttttaatgtgtaaaaaaatactgttaacttttttttactgtttatatgccttggtgcactgttcatgtcccatgaacagtgcaccaagcgctggtctttaaaaaaaaaaaaaacgcaaacgcaaGGCAAAACGGGGATCCAAACGGGCAAATAGTTGATTAATATATCTTTTACATAATTtacctttgtttgtttttgttttgggggtaACACTTTCTGTGTCCATATCAGGCTACCATTCTGGCCTCACATGAAGCTAATGATCATGTACCGGTTAATGATTCCTCACTTCAGCAGTGCTCTCTATATTTAGATGTAGGTGTAGGGCAATTAGGCCAAACTTGCGATCCACGTTATTTCCATAGATGTAGACGTAGGGCAATAGCTAAACTTGCGAACCATATTAAAATCTTGCTtccactttttccttttttttttttcaatcactcAACAACTTTACCAAAGAAACATGAGCATTCATATCAGTCAATCTAAAATAGCATATGTTCCACAATTTGCCCAACCAACCCCCCAATACCCACATAATTAGCTCATGCAAAATAGAACTCTAGCTACAGTACTGTtcataagaaattaaaaattgaaaaaaaaaatattttaatgaaatgtagtataaaaatttatatatatatataatctaatatgagtaattttaaaaataatcacaaaataaaaataaaaaattctaatactAAAATAGATAGATTGAATACTAAAATAGACCGATAGAATGCTCTAAGGATAGCTTCTAACAGCTATGcaacttttcaaattttgaaaatgcaaaCTTATCAAAATGATGGCTACTATAGtactattcattaaaaaaaacttttttttttcctattatctgaaaaaaaatatatatataaatgactaAAGTCAAAAGTCATATCGTAGAGAAGATAATCCCTTTTAAAGACATTAACTATAAGTCCAGGAGTCACTAGTATGAATGGCAAATCATGTACTTGCAAGAATACTAATGAGCTTTAATTGTAGATTTGTTGCCCACTGGCCAGCAAACCTAAGCCAAAACGATTTTCTTGTTGGTGAAGCACTTGAGCTTTTGAGCATTTCTCACACAAAACTCATTTTGTGTAAACATTAATGACTACAATATTGTTTTCCCACCTAATATGAACGATATATAGGATATGCCGATATGGtatattgtttattattattttgagtcaTAGAATATGTCATAGTATTTGAGTTGTCATAGATTGGTAAATGGGAACGTGCCATGTGGCCTTACAACGATACATGCAATAAACTTGAATTTTGATTAGATTAATACGTATATTGAGCATGCATCTTGGATATTGTAAAAGTTATTGTGTGATTGAGTTTAATTATTGAATGATGAacagaagaataaaaaatagagcACACCAAAAAGTTTACATAGTTTGGTCTAATAACTTATGTCCATATAAGAAAGCCTTTAAtaactttatattttattaagtacTTGTGTTATAATAAACTCAATATAGAGTTTAAATACTAAAGATTACTTAGATATACTTTGAACCACTTGGTCATAACATGTCCACACCCTCTCTCAAAAATGAAAGGCTAGTTTTGAATGTATAGCTTGGTAAGATGTATCTGGACGTTGCATAGAATTATACCGCCGACAGATATCTAGGACAATAGCCGTGGTGAAATTAAAAATCAGGTGTAGGAGTAGGCGTGTCACATTAATTGAATTCCCAAGGGTAGGTATGCAACTCAAGACTTTGATACAATGAACGCGTTGCTTCTATGACCACCAATTTTTCGCGTCTCCTTCTGGATTAACCATAAACTTCTTCCGACAAAGTAAATTCTCATCCCactattttttcctttaattaacaaaaaagtaTATTCGGTTTTAGATTCCCAATCACATATGAGTATTGACAATGTCCTTCATTGTAACATCACTCCATTCACGATGTTTGTATAGGACAACTAATAATTATGAtttcaccaaaaaaacaaaaaactaataattgtGAGCTTCttacttagagcattcacagcagtggagttaaaaaattagctttttagctccaccaaaagttactttatctattttacctatacatatcTACACACATActacagcagtggatctattttagctttcaacacaataaaataatataaatatcacaataaaataatatatcttctacaataaaataatatatcccacaactcaaaaaatattcacagcaccaactacaataaaataatatttttttgatttagctctcatgaacagtgcacatctatctatagatgtgcactgtttattagagctaaaaaaaaatagatttaactCCACTGTTGGAGCATGCTTTTTAGTATTTGAAGAGttaaaaaataccaatatacTAATATATCGCCACTGCTGTAAGTGCTCTTATAAAACATAAGACTGAAAAGTAGAGCAAATATCCCGGTGTCAGTCATTGGAAcatcactctttctctctctctctctctttacttGATTCAACAGTCTAACCCATCAACATGTCAGTGACCAAAAGCTCTCCTCAGAAACATGTGGCTGTGTTGCCATTCCCATTCGGCAGCCATGCCTTGTCTCTCTTGACTCTGGTTCGCAAATTAGCAAAAGCTGCTCCAAACGTTCACTTCTCATTCTTAAACACACAAAAGTGCAACCATTCACTCTTCTCCGCAGCAAAACCAGACGAGACCTTGCCCAACATAAAACCCTATGATGTGGCCGATGGAATTCCTGTTGGCCATGTTCTTTCCCCAAATCCTATTGAGGCTGTGGAATTTTTCAGTAAGGTCTCACCACAGAACTATAAAAGAGGCTTAGAAGTGGCTGTGGCAGAGACTGGTATGAAATTCTCTTGCTTGATCTCCGATGCATTCTTGACATTTGCTGTGGAGGTTGCCGAGGATTTGCATGTTCCATGGATCCCAATTTGGTTGTCTTTGCCTTGCTCTCTTTCAGCTCATGTTTATACTAACCTTATACGCCAACGTTTTGCCAGTAATAAAGTTAAAGATGCAACCTTGGAATTCATTCCAGGATTGTCTCAAATGCGTGTTTCGGACTTATCTGAAGAGGTGATATCGGAGAAGTTGGAAGAGACAACTTTCTCACACATGCTGAGTCAAGTTGGGTTGGTGTTACCACGAGCTAGTGCTGTGGTGTTGAACTCTTATGAAGAACTAAACCCACCTCTTTTCAATCGTGATTTCAAAACAAAGTTTCGAAATGTGCTTAATGTGGGTTTTTCCACACTATCGCTGCCATCACAGTCGGGTTCGGATTTAACAGGGTGCGTATCTTGGTTAGATGAACAGAAGGAAAGGTCGGTTGCGTATGTAAGCTTTGGAACTGTAGCTTCACCACCGCAAAATTAGTTAATAGCATTGGCTGAGGCACTGGAAGAGAGTGGAATTCCATTTCTGTGGTCTCTCAAGGACAACATAAAGAGCCTCTTGCCCAAAGGGTTTGTTGAGAGAACTGCATTGCAAGGGAAAATAGTGCCATGGACACCGCAGGTAAAAGTTCTAGCTCATTCTTCAATAGCTGTGTTTATGACTCACTGTGGTAGCAATTCTGTGTCCGAGAGTGTTGCATATGGTGTGCCACTGATCTGTAGGCCTTTCTTTGGTGATCATCACATGACTGGAAGAATGGTAGAGGAAGTATGGGGGGTTGGTGTGAAAGTTGAGGGTGGAATTCTCACTAAGAGTGGATTGCTCAAGAGCTTGGAACTCATTTTGGGGCATGAAAAGGGGAAGGAGATGAGAGATAAGGCCCAAGCTCTCAAACATACAGTACAAGCGGCTGCTAGCCCGAATGGCACTGCTGCAAAAGATTTCAGTCATTTGGTGGAGCTAATATCTGTGCCTTAAACTGTAGCACTAGGTGACCCTTCCAACTTGTACGGTGCTTGGTTTTGTTGGgtttaataaaaattcctcacttttttttataaaaaaaatttatgtatgttAATCAATTACAAGTACTtgtaatgtatttttttttttataaaaaaaaatactagggttcaaattttttttaatatatatcaagttgtgattaataaaatataaaataaaagacaaacacaaaaaataggACTGAGAATTTTTATTCTTGTCAATCAAAACTACGAGGCACTTGCaccctagaaaaaaaatgtatgcaATATATTAATATAGTAATTAAATGAGTAAGATTGTAATGAGTAGAGTCAAGCTAATTATAAGTCAAAAATTGAGttatttaaatttgtgtttAAGTTGCTAAAGTTTGTGTTGACAATCTCAATCTAAACTATTATTTGCAATATCATGAACTTAGAAAGTATTTTTATCACGCCTAAGTTTAGATAAGTTAGGAGAAATTTTAATACTGCAGCGCACACTATACTATTGTAAAGCTTGCTGTTAGGCTCAAAAACCATTTATGTTGTAATAAGAATGAAGCTCTAAAAATCGTCTTAGATGCTTGTAAAAAGCTAATTGCATTGTTATTAACTAATAAGTCTAGAAAAATCATTAAAGCCGTCCATTAATATGAATGACATTGCATCATTAGTAGAccattatgaaaaaaatgtaaCCGCTCAAACACATTTAACACATTACTGATGACCATTACCCATCAACCTTAAACTTCCATTAAGACAAAGATCGTTACACATAAGGAAATAATTACTTGCAATTATGTACATGAAGACATTTATGAGCATTATCCAAGCTACCTATAAAAGGGACAATTTGTCTATTTGCTAAGGTACGTCAAAAAAGACTACAAAACACTATCTATGTAGAAAATATATGGGTTGATTCTGGCTCAAGCATCGAAGGCTCCCCCATTGAGAACAACCTGGTGGTCTCTTCGATCAACTTTTTTTATCTTGCAAATCCTACAAGATCATCTAATGCTCTAGATTGAACGAGTGACCCAactgacgatttttggcatcatcattaACCCTTTTATTTGATTCTTGAATTTtcagattataatttttttttcttaaaaaaaaaataccaatctTTATCATCAAGTTTAATTAGTTTATTAAATATCTATGAAACTTCTCGTGCTATCAATGATTCTCTTTCCtgcaaaattaaaaatcagGACCACGAGTAGCCAGTAGGTGTGTAACTCACGACTTTCGTACAATGTGTTGCCTCtatgaccccccccccccccccaattttcATATCTCCCTTTGAACAATAATTAGACTCCACAAAAATGATTGACAACcatatgttgtatatataggtatatacatagataggttgtaataatgatgtttgagtttggaaaatattatttcatgaagtgaaaatttaagttctgaaattttctaagtgaaaattcaaaatttaacattttttatcaGTCGAAACTTtagctcgatcgattgaaatgGTAAGAAAATAATCCTAAAGCCTCTGGATGAATCAATTGCTATTCGATTGCTATTCGATCGATGAGTgtgggggcaaatattgtctaatgAAGATGATATTGTGcctccaagttatctattttaTGTTTATCTTTTGTGTTAACTTTGTTCTTCCATTATTACATTGTATAATATCCCCAACATCATAGAACTTGGACATcgttatgttttttgttttccttcccctgacttgtgttttgtttttatctttgatAGTATGTAATTTCATATACATTACGATATATGGTGACCTTTAAAGGTAAGTTTggattagtgttttttttttataatttttatatatttatctacatagaagttttcaaattttactttatataGGTATAAAGTAAATAAgctaataagtaaaaatatgCTTATTTCTATACATTTACGAACTTCACAACtaaggtctgtttggataccgcttattttgctgaaaactagaaacttattactgaaaacactgtagcaaaataatttttaaaacgtAACAATGCTGCCGTGGGTTTGTTTCCTgcgttttttatttgttgactGGGTCATGAACAATGTTATGGGAC
This portion of the Castanea sativa cultivar Marrone di Chiusa Pesio chromosome 7, ASM4071231v1 genome encodes:
- the LOC142642824 gene encoding flavonoid 3-O-glucosyltransferase-like, with the translated sequence MSVTKSSPQKHVAVLPFPFGSHALSLLTLVRKLAKAAPNVHFSFLNTQKCNHSLFSAAKPDETLPNIKPYDVADGIPVGHVLSPNPIEAVEFFSKVSPQNYKRGLEVAVAETGMKFSCLISDAFLTFAVEVAEDLHVPWIPIWLSLPCSLSAHVYTNLIRQRFASNKVKDATLEFIPGLSQMRVSDLSEEVISEKLEETTFSHMLSQVGLVLPRASAVVLNSYEELNPPLFNRDFKTKFRNVLNVGFSTLSLPSQSGSDLTGCVSWLDEQKERSVAYVSFGTVASPPQN
- the LOC142644122 gene encoding anthocyanidin 3-O-glucosyltransferase UFGT-like, coding for MTHCGSNSVSESVAYGVPLICRPFFGDHHMTGRMVEEVWGVGVKVEGGILTKSGLLKSLELILGHEKGKEMRDKAQALKHTVQAAASPNGTAAKDFSHLVELISVP